In Octopus bimaculoides isolate UCB-OBI-ISO-001 chromosome 26, ASM119413v2, whole genome shotgun sequence, the following are encoded in one genomic region:
- the LOC106873900 gene encoding uncharacterized protein LOC106873900 yields MKVLLIISSLFLCYVAVTSVNNADHRKCNRGKECISKIQFRYDKYRSDRLKAEKGHTECKLKIYGSDKKCVTENLKYCPEATGKTLETRWTDMKKDVDSCDFGTRITFSFSLLLLALFVYVAEIL; encoded by the exons ATGAAGGTCCTTCTAATAATCTCCAGCTTGTTCTTATGTTATGTGGCAGTGACTTCGGTTAACAATGcag ATCATAGAAAATGTAACAGGGGCAAAGAATGCATAAGTAAAATCCAATTTAGATATGACAAATATCGTTCCGACCGTCTTAAAGCTGAAAAGGGTCATACAGAATGTAAATT GAAAATATATGGATCAGATAAGAAATGTGTAACTGAAAATCTGAAATACTGTCCAGAAGCAACAGGAAAAACTCTTGAGACAAGGTGGACAGATATGAAGAAAGATGTCGATTCTT gTGATTTTGGGACTCGAATTACATTCAGCTTTTCTTTACTTCTTCTGGCACTTTTTGTGTATGTTGCTGAGATTTTGTGA